The Hevea brasiliensis isolate MT/VB/25A 57/8 chromosome 1, ASM3005281v1, whole genome shotgun sequence DNA segment aaaatgggtataaatataattaaaaattttaaatttatataaattttaaaattaagatttttaattttatttaaatattaaataaatttaaataataaaaatataattataattaaagaaaaaatggAGGACATTTTTGGCAAATCAAACGTCCCCCATTTGTATATAAGCATAGATTTAGGGTTTcggcagttaaaaaaaaaaaaaagtagggtTTTGTAATTCAGCAGCGACGCAATGGCTTGCACCATAGATTTCCGACGCCTCGATGAAGGCTTCGGAGGCAAAACCTACAAGCGAAAACGCGAAGCTCAATCGCATGTCACAACAGACGACGGCGACGCTTCCATGGAGATCGACGGGGACACGATTCCTCCAGCAAAGAGGTCGGCGGTGCCGTCATCGGAGAATCCAGACAAGCCGGTATTCGGAAATCCGACGTATGACGGCGTGATAGCTGGGAGAGTGTCGGGTCGGAAGTGGAAGCAGCCAAGGAAGCAGAGGGCGTCGGCGAAGCTAGTGAGCAGGAAGGGCACTACGTTCGAGCAGAGGGAGCAGCAGAAGGAGATAAAGAGAGCTTACAGAGAGAGAATGAATGAGTTGAAGGATGAGATAAAGAGGAATAAGgagcagaagaggaagaagagggaggagagagagaagaagaagcagGAAAATATATTGAGGTCTGGGACTAAGTTGCAGAAGATTACGAATCCAAAGACATTGAAGAAGATTGCCAAGTCTAAGGATAGGAAGTTGCTCAAGGTTGTTCCTGATGATGTATTCAATAAGAACAAGAAATAGCTTTACTGCTttggcttttttattttttattttttttgagcATTAGCACTTTCCTTTCTAGCAAGATTTTGGTGTAATGGATGTAAGAATTTCAGATTTTGGTGCTTAATTATATTGATCTTTTTTCTGGGTATCAACTGATTCGATTGGAATTATTGATCTTGTTTTGTTCTTTCAAGTAGTAATTGGATTTTGGGTTAGGTGATGATGATAACGGTGCCGAGTTACTGAATAAATATAATCGCATATAGTTTGATTCACAGCAAATCTTCGACGATAAAAATGCATGATTCACATAATTACAATGAGCTTTCTGTATGTCCGATCAATTTGATTATAGATTTGTCTAAGTAGTAATTGAATTGTTAATAAATCATTTGTCATAACATAAAATGTAAACCcagtttgtatttttttttgaTTCATAGCCAAACTTGGAGGCTCCAAGTGTACGATTCATTGCAAGATTTTCTTGCTGATTCTTGGGGTAGACACTTATCTCATTAAGCCTCATTACCAATTCCAAACTAGTTCTGTAAATCTCTCTCTTTTCAGGGCCAACCTAGTATGGTCTTGGGTAAATAGGAGTTGCCTTCCAAAATGATCTGTTAATATTCATCAGTCATCACCAAGTAACTTTGAGGAAGGGCAAAGGAACTTGCTTCTTCAAATCTTTTTAGCTTACCAGTAATCCCTACAAGAGCAAATCCCATCTCTAAAATGATGAAACCTGCTTGAATCTCTAACTGTAATCTCCCTTCCAACAATTTTTGATATCACCTTGATTGCAGCATGACAGTCTGCACAAGCTCGCAAATTCTTCATCACCAGAATGGGTGATCCCTCTGGCGTATTGATCAGCGCAAAAGCAATTGCTATGCGTTCGCTATGATATTTAAGCGATTCAACTTTAACATCTTCATCCACATTGTGAAGTGCACAACTCGTATCAGGCATGTATCCTTCCCTTTCCATTTGCTCTGACAACACATCAATTTTTAGCATGATTTCCTTCATCTGTGGGTGGCACTTATCATTTGCTGAGAATACATGGACCTTATGCTTAATTTCAACCCAACTATAAGCTGGAACCTTCTTAAGTCCACGTTCCCTCATTTCCTTCTTTACCTTCCTAACACTGTCCCACTGACCTGCTGCTGCAAGAATATTAGACATGGTGACATAAGGAGAAGCATCCCTCACCTCCATGTTGAAGAGTTGTTGTGCGGCTCTCTTGGCTAAATCGTGGTTCTTATGAATCTTACAAGAGTTCAAAACTGATGACCACATAATCTCATCAGGTTCAAATGGCATTTGAGTCATCAACTTCTCGGCCTTGTCAAATTGTCCACTCCTACATAGCACATCAACTATAGACGTATAGTGTTCTCTCTTTGGAACAAGTTTATATACTTTAGTCATGGAATTGAAGTATCGCAATCCTTCTTTGACCAGTCCACAGTGGCTGCAAGCTGATAAAACACAAAGGAAACTAACTGAATCTGGTTGATAACCTGACCGAACCATCTCTTCAAATGATCTTAGAGTGGCCTCACCATCCCCATTTTGAGCATAAGCTGTGATTAGTGCATTCCAAGAGACTACATTCCTTTCAGGCATCTCTTCAAAAGTTTGAATTGCATCTTTTACAGATCCACATTTGGCATACATGTCGACGAGTGCACTTCCAGAATAAACATTTGACATGAATCCTGATCTGATTATACAGGAGTGCAGCTGTTTCCCCAATGAAATTGAAGCCACATTTGCTGAGGCTTTTAAGACACTGGCAAAAGTAGCCTGGTCAGCACTTACATTGGCTCTTCGCATCTCACTGAAAAATTTTAGGCCTTCTTCAAGACGTCCTTTCTGAACATTAGCAGAGATCATAGCTGTCCATGGAACTGTGCTTCTACTGCTCAGTTTCACAAATATCCTTTCAGCTTCCTCATATTGTCCACACTTAGCATACATGTCAACCAAAGAATTTGCTACCAAAACTTCTGAATCAGCTGCTGTCACAATGGTCTGTGAATGAAGTTGCTTGCCCATCTGCAAGTCTAGTGTATTTGCTGCTATACTCAACATGGTTGCAAAAGGGAAATTTGTCCTATTAAATTTTGTAAACTGCAGCTCTCGGAAAAGATCAATAGATTCTTTTACTTTTCCAATCCATGCATAGGCAGTAATCATCACATTGTAAGAAACACCATCCAACTCTGGCATCTTATAAAAAAGTTTCCTAGCTTCATTTATACAatcatgctttgagtagaaatcAAGCAAGGAATTCCCCACAAATACATTCCACACAAGATTGGTCTTCACTGAATAACCATGGACTTGTTGGCCAAATGCTATACCGTCTAAGCCAATACCCGCACCTAAAACTGCTTGAAAGGTAAAATCTGAAACGTCAAGTCCCAAACTTTGCATCTCCATGAAAAGCTTTATCGCTTCTTCATTCAATCCTTCTTTTGCATATCCTGCTATCAAAGCATTGTAAGTAACAGAATCCCTTTCAGGCATTTCCTTAAAAAACTGATAAGCTAAATCTGAGCGATGTGTTTTGCAATAAGAATCAACCAATGAATTGCAAACTTTAAGGGCCAAATCGTGTCCCAGTTTAACAACAAGGGAATGAAGTTGAAATAATCCCTTCACCATTTGGGGGTCATTGCACCCTGATAAAAGAGTTACAAAAGTCACATAATCAGGCCTGGTGTCACCCCCATGCATATCAACAAAAAGCTCAAACGCTTCTCTAAATTGATCACAATGTGAATACCCGCCAATCAAGATAGTATATGTCACAGCAGTACGTTCAACCATGCTATCAAAAAGTTGTCTGGCAATAAAAAGATTGCCCGCTTTTACGAAGCCCAAAATCATCATGTTTGTTGAGACAGTGTTCTTATGAGGCATTTGATCGAACAGTTGGCGTGCTTCAGATAGCTGGCCGCTTTCAATAAGATTCTTGACCCGGTAATTGGATCGAGAAGTGTTTGGGTCAAAACCAGTTTTGATAATTCGGGCATCGATACAGATTTTGACATTTGGGTGGGAGCAGTTCGAAGGTTGGGAGGCTGCTAGAGTAAGAGAAGCAAGGTTTTTAAGGGGAATTTTTCTAAATGGTAATTTCATGTACGAAATGATTTATGCTCAAACTCCTGACTGTCTCCTTAAGCCTTCAATAAGCCTACTACCTTCTCTTTACTTGTCCATTGGAATCCACTCTCAAGATATGAGCTTTTCATTTAGGAACGCAAACATTAAATATAAGCTTTTAGAAACTCATTTGAATTCCATTAGACCCAGTGGAAATCAGAGGAATAAAACCAATACAGAATCAGGACCATACCAAGAGACTACTACCACTGTGCTCTAAATTCTTATATAGAATCCCGTCAGATCTAAATTTTATCCTGTCAAGTTAGGATTCAATTCGAACTTCAACTGGTTCAGACCTTGTTTATAAACAGCAGATCTGCAACCCGCCACCTGCTCTCATTTGGAAGCAAAAGAAGTGGCCTGCGTTGGAGCTTGGAGGATTCACAGGGAAAGCACCTTACAGTTATAGGAGCTCAATCTCTTGGATTCTGGTAGCAGTAGTCCCGTGGAAACCATCTAGGCCACGAATATGGCTTCTTAAGCATGACAGGACTCAGGAGCTATAAACCAATCTTAGATTTGAGTCTTGCGACACGCACGCAAGTTTACATGCAGggccgagagagagagagagagacagccaCTCTAAATTTTACAAGTCCGAAATCCCATGTTGGCTTACCTTTAATCCATTTGCTTGTCCAAATCCGCAAGGAT contains these protein-coding regions:
- the LOC110644889 gene encoding uncharacterized protein LOC110644889, producing the protein MACTIDFRRLDEGFGGKTYKRKREAQSHVTTDDGDASMEIDGDTIPPAKRSAVPSSENPDKPVFGNPTYDGVIAGRVSGRKWKQPRKQRASAKLVSRKGTTFEQREQQKEIKRAYRERMNELKDEIKRNKEQKRKKREEREKKKQENILRSGTKLQKITNPKTLKKIAKSKDRKLLKVVPDDVFNKNKK
- the LOC110644888 gene encoding putative pentatricopeptide repeat-containing protein At2g01510: MKLPFRKIPLKNLASLTLAASQPSNCSHPNVKICIDARIIKTGFDPNTSRSNYRVKNLIESGQLSEARQLFDQMPHKNTVSTNMMILGFVKAGNLFIARQLFDSMVERTAVTYTILIGGYSHCDQFREAFELFVDMHGGDTRPDYVTFVTLLSGCNDPQMVKGLFQLHSLVVKLGHDLALKVCNSLVDSYCKTHRSDLAYQFFKEMPERDSVTYNALIAGYAKEGLNEEAIKLFMEMQSLGLDVSDFTFQAVLGAGIGLDGIAFGQQVHGYSVKTNLVWNVFVGNSLLDFYSKHDCINEARKLFYKMPELDGVSYNVMITAYAWIGKVKESIDLFRELQFTKFNRTNFPFATMLSIAANTLDLQMGKQLHSQTIVTAADSEVLVANSLVDMYAKCGQYEEAERIFVKLSSRSTVPWTAMISANVQKGRLEEGLKFFSEMRRANVSADQATFASVLKASANVASISLGKQLHSCIIRSGFMSNVYSGSALVDMYAKCGSVKDAIQTFEEMPERNVVSWNALITAYAQNGDGEATLRSFEEMVRSGYQPDSVSFLCVLSACSHCGLVKEGLRYFNSMTKVYKLVPKREHYTSIVDVLCRSGQFDKAEKLMTQMPFEPDEIMWSSVLNSCKIHKNHDLAKRAAQQLFNMEVRDASPYVTMSNILAAAGQWDSVRKVKKEMRERGLKKVPAYSWVEIKHKVHVFSANDKCHPQMKEIMLKIDVLSEQMEREGYMPDTSCALHNVDEDVKVESLKYHSERIAIAFALINTPEGSPILVMKNLRACADCHAAIKVISKIVGREITVRDSSRFHHFRDGICSCRDYW